One genomic segment of Helicobacter pylori NQ4053 includes these proteins:
- the fic gene encoding protein adenylyltransferase Fic, which yields MHLDRQSLEKAKHLIQSGLIDTIEVGTIKGLQEIHRFLFEGLYEFAGKIRDKNISKGNFRFANCLYLDLILPRIESMPQNNFNQIIEKYVEMNIAHPFLEGNGRATRIWLDLLLKKELKKIVLWERIDKAAYLSAIKRSPVNDLEIKTLLKKHLSSNTNDPLTFIKGITQSYYYEGL from the coding sequence ATGCATTTAGACAGACAGAGTTTAGAAAAAGCCAAGCATTTGATCCAAAGCGGTCTGATTGACACCATAGAAGTAGGCACAATCAAGGGCTTGCAAGAAATCCATCGGTTTTTGTTTGAAGGGTTGTATGAATTTGCCGGGAAAATCAGGGATAAAAATATCTCTAAAGGGAATTTCAGGTTCGCTAACTGTTTGTATTTGGATTTGATTTTACCCAGAATTGAAAGCATGCCGCAAAATAATTTCAATCAAATCATAGAAAAATATGTGGAAATGAATATCGCCCACCCTTTTTTGGAAGGTAATGGCAGAGCCACAAGGATATGGCTTGATTTGTTGCTTAAAAAGGAATTGAAAAAAATCGTGCTTTGGGAAAGGATTGATAAAGCCGCTTATTTGAGTGCGATAAAAAGGAGTCCTGTGAATGATTTGGAAATCAAAACGCTTTTAAAAAAGCATTTGAGTTCTAATACCAACGATCCCTTAACTTTCATTAAAGGCATCACGCAGTCGTATTACTATGAAGGGCTTTGA
- the ybeY gene encoding rRNA maturation RNase YbeY, with amino-acid sequence MLEIDNQTPLESDFLLLEKIANVLAPTQIIELVLVSDETMREINRDLRGCDYATDVLSFPLEAIPHAPLGSVVINAPLAQENALKLGHSLENEIALLFIHGVLHLLGYDHEKDKGEQRQKEGELIKIFNLPLSLIERTQD; translated from the coding sequence ATGCTAGAAATAGACAACCAAACCCCGCTGGAATCAGACTTTTTATTATTAGAAAAAATCGCAAATGTTTTAGCCCCCACTCAAATCATTGAGCTTGTTTTGGTGAGCGATGAAACCATGCGAGAAATCAACAGGGATTTAAGGGGTTGCGATTACGCTACCGATGTTTTGAGCTTCCCTTTAGAAGCGATTCCGCACGCCCCTTTAGGGAGCGTGGTGATTAATGCGCCATTAGCTCAAGAAAACGCCCTGAAATTAGGGCATAGCTTAGAAAATGAGATCGCTCTTTTATTCATTCATGGGGTGTTGCACTTGCTAGGCTATGACCATGAAAAAGATAAGGGTGAACAACGCCAAAAAGAGGGCGAACTCATTAAAATTTTTAACTTGCCTTTGAGTTTGATTGAACGCACACAGGATTAG
- a CDS encoding flavodoxin, which yields MGKIGIFFGTDSGNAEAIAEKISKAIGNAEVVDVAKASKDQFNSFTKVILVAPTAGAGDLQTDWEDFLGTLESSDFANKTIGLVGLGDQDTYSETFAEGIFHIYEKAKAGKVVGQTSTDGYHFEASKAVEGGKFVGLVIDEDNQDDLTDERISKWVEQVKGSFA from the coding sequence ATGGGAAAAATTGGTATCTTTTTTGGGACAGACAGCGGGAACGCTGAAGCTATCGCTGAAAAAATCAGCAAGGCTATTGGTAATGCGGAAGTGGTTGATGTGGCTAAAGCTTCTAAAGATCAATTTAATAGCTTTACAAAGGTTATTCTAGTCGCTCCAACAGCGGGTGCTGGTGATTTGCAAACAGATTGGGAAGACTTTTTAGGCACGCTAGAATCGAGCGACTTTGCGAATAAAACCATTGGGCTTGTGGGCTTAGGCGATCAAGACACTTACAGCGAAACTTTCGCAGAAGGCATTTTCCACATTTATGAAAAAGCTAAAGCCGGCAAAGTAGTAGGGCAAACTTCTACTGATGGTTATCATTTTGAAGCTTCTAAAGCGGTAGAAGGCGGTAAATTCGTGGGTCTTGTGATTGATGAAGACAATCAAGACGATCTCACTGATGAGAGGATTTCAAAATGGGTAGAACAAGTTAAAGGTTCTTTCGCTTAA